A genomic window from Terrisporobacter glycolicus ATCC 14880 = DSM 1288 includes:
- the argH gene encoding argininosuccinate lyase, with protein MKLWGGRFRSDENKLMEEFNKSFCFDSLLYKKDIEGSLAHVHMQVKVNLLSEEEGKIIIAGLKSIEKDIEEGKLSLSGNYEDIHSFVEINLIERVGDVGKKLHTGRSRNDQVAIDMRLFAKEKCKEIISHVDKLKNTLKEVADNNPVIMPGYTHLQRAQVVTFKHHLMAYYSMLDRDSKRLNNALEILDESPLGCGALAGTTHNIDRNITSDILGFKKPVENFMDGVSDRDYLLELMSDFSIIMMHLSRLSEELILWSSQEFRFIELDDLYSTGSSIMPQKKNPDGAELIRGKTGRVYGNLISLLTVMKGLPLAYNKDMQEDKEGFFDSVNTISMCLQIMERMIATLRIRKDNMKKAVKGGFLNATEVADYLVNKNVPFRDAHGIVGGIVIYCEDNNKSIEDLSLDELQSFSKVFDGYIYDFIDYENILDKGIKKNLK; from the coding sequence ATGAAGCTTTGGGGAGGACGTTTTAGAAGTGATGAAAATAAGTTAATGGAGGAATTTAATAAATCCTTTTGTTTTGACTCGCTTTTATATAAAAAGGATATTGAGGGAAGTTTAGCTCACGTTCATATGCAAGTAAAAGTTAATCTGTTAAGTGAAGAAGAAGGAAAAATAATAATTGCAGGTTTAAAATCTATAGAGAAAGACATAGAAGAAGGTAAATTATCTCTTAGTGGAAATTATGAAGATATTCATAGTTTTGTTGAAATAAATTTAATTGAACGAGTTGGAGATGTGGGGAAAAAGCTTCATACAGGAAGAAGTAGAAATGATCAGGTTGCTATAGACATGAGATTATTTGCAAAGGAAAAATGTAAAGAGATTATTTCACATGTAGATAAATTAAAAAATACACTTAAAGAAGTAGCAGACAATAATCCGGTTATTATGCCTGGATATACTCATTTACAAAGAGCTCAAGTAGTTACTTTTAAACATCACCTTATGGCTTATTATAGTATGTTAGATAGAGATAGTAAAAGGCTAAATAATGCTTTGGAAATTTTAGATGAATCACCTTTAGGATGTGGAGCATTGGCTGGTACTACCCATAATATTGATAGAAATATTACCAGTGACATATTGGGTTTTAAAAAGCCAGTAGAGAATTTTATGGATGGAGTAAGTGATAGAGATTATTTATTGGAACTTATGAGTGATTTTTCTATAATAATGATGCATCTAAGTAGACTTAGTGAAGAGCTAATACTTTGGAGTTCTCAAGAATTTAGATTTATTGAGTTAGATGACTTGTATTCAACTGGTAGTTCTATAATGCCCCAAAAGAAAAATCCTGATGGTGCAGAACTGATAAGAGGAAAAACAGGAAGAGTATATGGGAACTTGATTTCTCTATTAACAGTGATGAAAGGATTGCCTCTAGCGTACAATAAAGACATGCAAGAAGACAAAGAAGGCTTTTTTGATAGTGTAAATACTATTTCTATGTGCCTTCAAATAATGGAGAGAATGATAGCTACATTGAGAATTAGAAAAGATAATATGAAAAAAGCTGTTAAAGGTGGTTTTTTAAATGCTACAGAAGTGGCAGATTATTTAGTAAATAAAAATGTGCCTTTTCGAGATGCTCATGGTATAGTGGGTGGAATTGTAATTTATTGTGAAGATAATAATAAATCTATAGAAGATTTATCTTTAGATGAGTTACAGAGTTTCTCTAAAGTTTTTGATGGATATATATATGATTTTATTGATTATGAAAATATATTGGATAAAGGTATAAAGAAAAATTTAAAATAA
- a CDS encoding Cof-type HAD-IIB family hydrolase, with the protein MKNYKLIVTDMDGTVLGEDHKITDENKIALKEAEKMGIKVVFATGRFHDSAKEHVTFLDNTMPIISSNGSIIKHPITNEVLYSNFIDKDICLKIMDIIDEYNLRYQVYTDEKILQKYETEEEKKFMKEFIQKNFSDKAEIIFKKDLREDVKNSNVLKFNVMEMEKQDLLDKVRADLKFVNNIEVTSSWKGNLEIMSEGSHKGNAVEYLSNILKIDREQIMAFGDNYNDLSMIEFAGTGVAMGNAEEDVKKIANHITDKNGNSGVAKAINNLILQKFATA; encoded by the coding sequence ATGAAAAATTATAAATTGATAGTGACAGATATGGACGGAACTGTCTTAGGTGAAGACCATAAAATTACAGATGAAAATAAGATTGCATTAAAAGAAGCAGAAAAAATGGGGATTAAAGTGGTCTTTGCTACAGGTAGATTTCATGATTCAGCTAAAGAACATGTGACTTTTTTAGATAATACAATGCCAATAATATCTTCTAATGGATCTATAATTAAGCATCCAATAACAAATGAAGTTTTATATTCTAATTTTATAGATAAAGATATATGTTTGAAAATAATGGATATTATAGATGAATATAATCTTAGATATCAAGTTTATACAGATGAAAAAATACTTCAAAAGTATGAAACTGAAGAAGAAAAGAAATTTATGAAAGAATTTATTCAAAAAAACTTCTCTGATAAGGCTGAAATAATATTTAAAAAAGACTTAAGAGAAGATGTTAAAAATAGCAATGTTTTAAAGTTTAATGTTATGGAAATGGAAAAGCAAGATTTGTTAGATAAAGTTAGAGCTGATTTAAAATTTGTAAATAATATAGAGGTTACATCTTCATGGAAAGGAAACTTAGAAATTATGAGTGAAGGCAGTCATAAAGGAAATGCTGTGGAGTATCTATCAAATATATTAAAAATAGATAGAGAACAAATTATGGCTTTTGGAGACAATTATAATGACTTATCTATGATTGAATTTGCAGGAACAGGTGTGGCAATGGGAAATGCAGAAGAAGATGTGAAAAAAATTGCTAATCATATAACAGATAAAAATGGAAATAGTGGGGTAGCTAAGGCTATTAATAATTTGATTTTACAAAAATTTGCTACTGCTTAA
- a CDS encoding cation:proton antiporter translates to METSIHAIACNKLLILFATIAITGIICSKGSELINIPDVVLFLIVGIFLGPSVLKIIDITQFQLENQLILTFGSAFILYLGGKEVSLKVLKDVKISVFLLSTLGVVITSFLMAKIIGLNFQISFMTCLLAGSIIASTDPATIVPIFNQVKIDKKVKQTVISESALNDATGAILTVAVLSIIMGGHFSVEENIYNLCIMIIVGIIVGLITGLVLLFLVNDSPQGIFKDYTPIISILSVIIAYELSTYLGGSGYMSCFIVGLVTGNKQNFKLWLSQKHYDADCSVAETLGTICRMCIFIILGSQVQLDILFKYFVPSLISVLGLIFIVRPLCILACTLVDRKAKWNKNQLIFMMWVRETGVIPAALCGIITSMKVPGSEIISSIVFMTILITLILQGSTTKLVAKKLGLLEMEDEECKDATGN, encoded by the coding sequence ATGGAAACATCCATTCATGCAATAGCATGTAACAAGTTATTAATTCTATTTGCAACTATAGCTATTACAGGAATAATATGCAGCAAAGGAAGTGAATTAATAAATATACCGGATGTAGTATTGTTTTTGATTGTTGGTATCTTTTTAGGACCATCTGTTCTAAAAATTATTGATATTACTCAGTTTCAACTGGAAAACCAATTAATATTAACATTTGGATCAGCATTTATTTTGTATTTGGGGGGAAAAGAGGTTAGTTTAAAAGTCCTGAAAGATGTAAAAATTAGTGTATTTCTTTTATCTACACTTGGCGTTGTTATAACATCATTTTTAATGGCAAAAATTATAGGATTGAATTTTCAAATTAGCTTTATGACCTGTCTTTTAGCAGGTTCAATAATAGCATCTACAGATCCAGCAACAATTGTGCCAATATTTAACCAAGTAAAAATTGATAAAAAAGTAAAACAAACAGTAATTAGCGAATCTGCATTAAATGATGCTACTGGAGCTATATTAACAGTGGCAGTTTTATCCATAATTATGGGAGGTCATTTTTCTGTAGAGGAAAATATATATAATCTTTGTATTATGATTATAGTGGGAATAATAGTAGGTTTGATAACAGGGCTGGTTTTATTATTCTTAGTCAATGATAGTCCACAGGGTATATTTAAAGACTATACTCCTATAATATCCATATTATCTGTAATAATAGCATATGAGCTTTCTACTTATTTAGGTGGTAGTGGATATATGTCATGTTTTATAGTTGGTTTGGTAACAGGAAATAAACAGAACTTTAAATTATGGCTTAGCCAAAAACACTATGATGCAGATTGTAGTGTGGCAGAAACCTTAGGTACAATTTGTAGAATGTGTATATTTATAATATTAGGTAGTCAAGTTCAACTAGATATATTATTTAAATATTTCGTACCTTCGTTAATATCTGTTTTAGGTTTAATATTTATAGTAAGACCTTTATGTATACTAGCATGTACTTTGGTAGATAGAAAGGCAAAATGGAATAAAAATCAACTTATATTTATGATGTGGGTAAGGGAAACAGGAGTTATACCAGCAGCTCTTTGTGGTATAATAACATCTATGAAGGTTCCTGGAAGTGAAATAATATCATCTATAGTATTTATGACAATATTAATAACACTTATATTGCAAGGAAGCACAACTAAGCTTGTAGCTAAAAAGCTTGGTTTACTAGAAATGGAAGATGAAGAATGTAAAGACGCAACAGGAAATTAA
- a CDS encoding RidA family protein, whose translation MKHQVIHTNNAPAAIGPYSQAVKAGNLLFISGQVPFVPETMEIVEGDVKAQTAQSLKNLQAILKEAGADFSHVVKTTVFIKDMNEFAQINEVYAEYFGENKPARACVEVARLPKDVKVEIEIIAVVE comes from the coding sequence ATGAAACATCAAGTTATACATACTAATAATGCACCAGCTGCAATAGGACCATATTCTCAAGCTGTTAAAGCTGGAAACTTATTATTCATATCAGGACAAGTTCCTTTTGTTCCAGAAACAATGGAAATAGTTGAAGGAGATGTAAAAGCACAAACTGCTCAATCATTAAAAAATCTTCAAGCTATATTAAAAGAAGCAGGAGCTGATTTCTCACATGTAGTTAAAACTACAGTATTCATAAAAGATATGAATGAGTTCGCTCAAATAAACGAAGTTTATGCTGAATATTTCGGAGAAAATAAACCAGCTAGAGCTTGTGTTGAAGTTGCTAGATTACCAAAAGACGTTAAAGTTGAAATAGAAATAATAGCAGTAGTTGAATAG
- the leuS gene encoding leucine--tRNA ligase produces MSVYNFKKIEDKWQKTWTENNQYKTDTTDSSKPSYYALEMFPYPSGNIHMGHVRNYSIGDVVARFKKMEGYNVLHPMGWDSFGLPAENAAIKHGIHPHKWTMENIEDMKGQLKLLGLSYDWEREVATSTPEYYRFTQEIFLKFLEAGLAYKKKSFVNWCPSCETVLANEQVVGGLCDRCDSVVVKKDLEQWYFKTTAFAEELLNDLDTLDGWPEKVKTMQRNWIGKSNGAELVFDIDGTDKSMTVYTTRPDTTYGVTFMVLAPESELVKELVEGTEYESDVNSFIAKMHTKTEIERTASDVEKEGMFIGKYVINPVNNKKIPVWIANYVLADYGTGAIMAVPAHDDRDRDFAEKFNLDIIPVIDEDNKMINSEEFNGMDASDAFEGIVEKLAKDNRGEKTTNYRLRDWLLSRQRYWGCPIPVVYCDDCGIVPVDKKDLPVLLPTDVEFTGKGESPLTTSQAFKTTPCPHCGKEARREVDTMDTFVDSSWYFLRYIDPKNTEEPFSKELANKWMPVDQYIGGVEHAIMHLLYARFFVKAFKSMGMLDFDEPFKNLLTQGMVLMDGSKMSKSKGNTVSPIEIINKYGADTARLFVLFAAPPERDLDWSEQGVEGCFRFLNRVYRLVDELAEVAKSNAEVKALTKEDKAMRLVIHSTLKKVTADLSEKFGFNTAIAALMELINEMYKYKELDTRNDGIIREGIETIVNILAPFTPHLGEELWTMIGKEGSVFDISWPKFDEKALVQDEVEVIVQVNGKLRDKISMDANIAREDMEKVALESEKVKAAIEGKNVVKVIAVPKKLVNIVVK; encoded by the coding sequence ATGAGCGTTTACAATTTTAAAAAGATTGAAGACAAATGGCAAAAAACATGGACAGAAAATAATCAATATAAAACTGACACAACGGATTCTTCAAAGCCAAGTTATTATGCTTTAGAGATGTTCCCTTATCCATCAGGAAACATACATATGGGACATGTTAGAAACTACTCTATAGGTGACGTAGTTGCTAGATTTAAGAAAATGGAAGGGTACAATGTACTTCATCCAATGGGATGGGATTCATTTGGTTTACCAGCTGAAAATGCGGCTATAAAACATGGAATACATCCACATAAATGGACTATGGAAAACATAGAGGACATGAAAGGTCAATTAAAATTATTAGGATTAAGTTATGATTGGGAAAGAGAAGTAGCCACTTCTACTCCAGAATATTATAGATTTACACAAGAAATATTCTTAAAATTCTTAGAAGCAGGTCTTGCTTATAAGAAAAAATCTTTCGTTAACTGGTGTCCATCTTGTGAGACGGTTCTTGCTAACGAACAAGTTGTTGGAGGGCTTTGCGACAGATGTGATAGCGTAGTTGTTAAAAAAGACTTAGAACAATGGTATTTTAAAACTACTGCATTTGCTGAGGAATTATTAAATGACTTAGATACTTTAGATGGATGGCCAGAAAAAGTTAAAACAATGCAAAGAAACTGGATTGGAAAATCTAATGGTGCTGAATTGGTATTTGATATAGACGGAACTGACAAATCTATGACAGTTTACACTACTAGACCAGATACAACATATGGTGTTACTTTTATGGTTTTAGCTCCAGAGAGTGAATTAGTTAAGGAATTAGTTGAAGGTACAGAGTATGAATCTGACGTTAATTCTTTCATAGCAAAAATGCATACTAAAACAGAAATAGAAAGAACTGCTTCTGATGTAGAAAAAGAAGGTATGTTTATCGGTAAATATGTTATAAATCCAGTAAACAACAAGAAAATACCAGTTTGGATAGCAAACTATGTATTAGCTGACTATGGTACTGGAGCTATAATGGCAGTTCCGGCTCATGATGATAGAGATAGAGATTTCGCTGAGAAATTTAATTTAGATATAATACCTGTTATAGATGAAGACAATAAAATGATAAACTCAGAAGAGTTCAATGGAATGGACGCTTCAGATGCATTTGAAGGTATAGTTGAAAAACTTGCTAAAGATAATAGAGGAGAGAAAACTACTAACTACAGACTTAGAGACTGGTTATTATCTAGACAAAGATACTGGGGATGCCCAATACCTGTTGTTTACTGTGATGACTGTGGAATAGTACCAGTAGACAAAAAAGATTTACCAGTATTACTTCCTACAGATGTTGAATTCACAGGAAAAGGAGAATCTCCGCTTACTACTTCTCAAGCATTCAAAACAACTCCTTGTCCACACTGTGGAAAAGAAGCGAGAAGAGAAGTTGATACTATGGATACATTTGTTGATTCATCTTGGTACTTCTTAAGATATATAGATCCTAAAAACACTGAAGAACCATTCAGTAAAGAATTAGCAAATAAATGGATGCCAGTAGATCAATATATAGGTGGAGTAGAGCATGCTATAATGCACTTGCTTTACGCTAGATTCTTCGTTAAGGCATTCAAATCAATGGGAATGTTAGATTTCGATGAACCATTCAAAAACTTATTAACTCAAGGTATGGTTTTAATGGATGGAAGTAAAATGAGTAAGTCGAAAGGTAATACTGTATCACCTATAGAAATAATAAACAAATACGGTGCAGATACTGCTAGATTATTCGTATTATTCGCAGCTCCACCAGAAAGAGACTTAGACTGGTCAGAACAAGGTGTTGAAGGATGTTTTAGATTCTTAAACAGAGTTTACAGATTAGTTGATGAATTAGCTGAAGTAGCTAAATCAAATGCTGAAGTAAAAGCTTTAACTAAAGAAGATAAAGCAATGAGGCTTGTAATACACTCAACACTTAAGAAAGTTACTGCTGATTTAAGTGAAAAATTCGGATTTAATACAGCTATAGCAGCATTAATGGAATTAATAAACGAAATGTATAAATATAAAGAATTAGATACTAGAAATGATGGAATAATAAGAGAAGGTATCGAAACAATAGTAAATATACTTGCACCGTTTACTCCTCACTTAGGTGAAGAATTATGGACTATGATAGGTAAAGAAGGTAGCGTATTTGATATAAGTTGGCCTAAATTCGATGAAAAAGCTTTAGTTCAAGATGAAGTAGAAGTAATAGTTCAAGTTAATGGTAAATTAAGAGATAAAATATCTATGGATGCTAATATAGCTAGAGAAGACATGGAAAAAGTAGCTTTAGAAAGTGAAAAGGTTAAAGCTGCAATAGAAGGAAAAAATGTGGTAAAAGTTATTGCTGTTCCTAAAAAATTAGTAAATATAGTTGTTAAATAG
- the rsfS gene encoding ribosome silencing factor has product MTVEQMTKIVYDAIDDKLGQDISIINIGKVSSLCDYFVIATAGSTRQVKAIADNVQDALTEHGIEPRSKEGYETQNWILLDYGDVMVHVFDEENRGFYNLEKLWKDAPYVDVDTLA; this is encoded by the coding sequence ATGACTGTTGAACAAATGACAAAGATTGTTTACGATGCAATTGATGATAAATTAGGTCAAGATATATCAATAATAAATATAGGGAAAGTATCTTCTCTATGTGATTATTTTGTTATAGCAACTGCTGGTTCTACAAGACAAGTTAAAGCAATAGCAGATAATGTACAAGATGCTTTAACAGAGCACGGAATAGAACCAAGATCAAAAGAAGGATATGAAACTCAAAATTGGATATTACTTGATTATGGTGATGTAATGGTTCACGTATTTGATGAAGAAAATAGAGGATTCTATAACTTAGAAAAACTATGGAAAGATGCTCCATACGTGGATGTTGACACTTTAGCATAA
- the yqeK gene encoding bis(5'-nucleosyl)-tetraphosphatase (symmetrical) YqeK → MDIKQIEKTLKEMLPERRLKHSLNVSKCALKLSEIYKCDKEKAEIAGLVHDCAKYFTDEQIEDCIERFNIELDPLEVNNIALSHSVIGSYVAVDIFNIKDEEIINAIKYHTTGKENMSLLEKIIYMADLIEEGRNFPRVEELRELTYSGRLEEALILSFNNTIKFVIDNNQLIHPRTVKARNYILEELIIGTFN, encoded by the coding sequence ATGGATATAAAACAAATAGAAAAAACACTAAAAGAGATGTTACCTGAGAGAAGATTAAAACATTCTTTAAATGTATCAAAATGTGCATTAAAGCTAAGTGAAATATATAAGTGTGACAAAGAAAAAGCCGAAATTGCTGGACTTGTTCATGATTGTGCTAAATATTTTACAGATGAACAAATTGAAGATTGTATAGAAAGGTTTAATATAGAACTAGATCCTTTGGAAGTAAACAATATAGCCCTATCTCATAGTGTTATAGGTTCTTATGTAGCAGTAGATATATTTAATATTAAGGATGAAGAAATTATAAATGCAATAAAATATCATACTACAGGAAAGGAAAACATGTCTCTTTTAGAAAAAATAATATATATGGCTGACTTAATAGAAGAGGGAAGGAACTTTCCAAGAGTAGAAGAATTAAGAGAACTAACTTATAGTGGGAGATTAGAAGAAGCATTAATTTTATCTTTCAATAATACTATAAAATTTGTGATAGATAATAATCAGTTAATACACCCAAGAACTGTAAAAGCTAGAAATTATATATTAGAAGAATTGATTATAGGTACTTTTAACTAG
- the nadD gene encoding nicotinate-nucleotide adenylyltransferase, with protein MRIEDIVIESILKNNEKMAKFRDSAHNLRIGILGGTFDPIHYAHLATVEFIRGKYNLDKVIFIPSGNPPHKFWNITDKKDRYEMVVLATVKNENFVVSDMEINKVGKTYTIDTLRELKKTYPTCELFFITGADAICDIEAWKDVAENFKLATFVAATRPGISLLRAQDYIEKLENKYNAKIINVYVPSLDISSTYIRDQLNLGKSVRYLIPENVESYIKEKGLYNFGVE; from the coding sequence ATGAGGATTGAAGATATAGTTATTGAATCTATATTGAAAAATAATGAGAAGATGGCAAAATTTAGGGACAGTGCTCATAATTTAAGAATAGGAATATTAGGAGGAACATTTGACCCTATACATTATGCTCATCTAGCAACGGTGGAGTTTATAAGAGGCAAATATAATTTAGATAAAGTTATTTTCATACCTTCTGGTAATCCTCCTCATAAATTTTGGAATATAACTGATAAAAAAGATCGTTATGAAATGGTAGTACTTGCTACTGTAAAAAATGAAAATTTTGTAGTTTCTGATATGGAAATTAATAAAGTTGGAAAGACTTATACTATAGATACTTTGAGGGAGTTAAAAAAGACTTATCCAACTTGTGAATTATTTTTTATTACAGGAGCAGATGCCATATGTGATATAGAAGCATGGAAAGATGTTGCTGAAAATTTCAAATTAGCCACATTTGTAGCAGCAACAAGGCCGGGTATAAGTCTGCTTAGGGCTCAAGACTATATAGAAAAATTAGAAAATAAATATAATGCAAAAATTATAAATGTATATGTACCTTCCTTAGATATATCATCCACATATATTAGAGACCAACTGAATTTAGGGAAGTCAGTTAGGTACTTAATACCTGAAAATGTGGAATCATATATAAAGGAAAAGGGTTTATACAATTTTGGAGTTGAGTAA
- the recX gene encoding recombination regulator RecX, with product MSVITKIEVQKKNQDRVNIYVDEKFFMAIYKELVFTFNLKKGDNIEEDHLRQILKDEMFLKGKNKALNILSKASQSEKKIREKLENDFEEDVIDEVLDFLKKYNFINDNELASKIVTTNVNLNKYGKNKIKQNLYNKGIEKSAIDEAISEIDIDAEFKNALYLAEKRYTRVKNEDPKKAYAKVANHLAYKGFNYDIIKSVLNKIFKNDYNDDY from the coding sequence ATGTCTGTAATAACAAAAATTGAGGTTCAAAAGAAAAACCAAGACAGAGTAAATATTTATGTTGATGAAAAATTTTTCATGGCTATTTATAAAGAGCTAGTATTTACTTTCAATTTAAAAAAAGGTGACAACATAGAAGAAGATCATCTTAGACAAATTTTAAAAGATGAAATGTTTTTAAAAGGCAAAAATAAAGCTTTAAATATTCTATCAAAGGCTAGTCAGTCTGAGAAAAAAATTAGAGAAAAATTGGAAAATGATTTTGAAGAAGACGTTATAGATGAAGTTCTTGATTTTTTAAAAAAATACAATTTTATCAACGATAACGAATTAGCTTCTAAAATTGTAACTACAAATGTTAATCTAAATAAATATGGTAAAAATAAAATAAAACAAAATCTTTATAATAAAGGAATTGAAAAATCAGCCATTGATGAAGCTATTTCTGAAATTGATATAGATGCAGAGTTTAAAAATGCTCTTTATTTAGCTGAAAAAAGATATACACGAGTGAAAAATGAAGACCCTAAAAAAGCTTATGCTAAAGTTGCAAATCACCTTGCTTATAAAGGCTTTAATTATGATATAATTAAAAGCGTATTAAATAAGATTTTTAAAAATGATTACAATGACGATTATTAA
- a CDS encoding ribonuclease Z — protein sequence MIDLVLLGCGGNVPMPNRNLSSLFINYKGKKILIDCGEGTQVSMRMKNCGFKDVDLILITHLHGDHIIGLIGLLSTMGNSGKTEDLTIVGPKGIIETMKAIKVLVEYLPYKLIIIENPDKSFTLEDHPTFKDLEISTLELDHSTECLGYSLYFKRAPKFNAKKAKLNNVPQHLWNRLQKSDSVFYDRKMYTSDMVLGDDRKGIKISFITDTRFLLTIPDFIKNSDLFVCEAMYGDDMDISKAVKNKHMTFTEAANLAALGKVKQLLLTHFSPSLENPNEYLENATRIFPNTIVGEDRLSLSLNYED from the coding sequence ATGATAGATTTAGTTTTGCTAGGATGTGGTGGTAATGTACCTATGCCTAATAGAAATCTTTCCTCTTTATTTATTAATTATAAAGGGAAAAAAATTTTAATAGACTGCGGCGAAGGTACTCAAGTATCTATGAGAATGAAAAATTGTGGTTTTAAAGATGTAGATTTGATTTTAATAACTCATCTCCATGGTGACCATATAATAGGTCTTATTGGTCTTTTGTCTACTATGGGCAATAGCGGTAAAACAGAAGACTTAACTATTGTTGGACCTAAAGGAATTATAGAAACTATGAAAGCTATAAAAGTACTTGTGGAATATTTGCCTTATAAATTGATAATAATAGAAAATCCAGATAAAAGCTTCACTTTAGAAGATCATCCTACTTTTAAAGATTTAGAAATTTCTACACTAGAGCTAGATCACTCCACTGAATGTTTGGGTTATAGCTTATATTTTAAAAGAGCTCCTAAGTTTAATGCAAAAAAGGCAAAATTAAATAATGTTCCCCAACATCTGTGGAACAGGCTACAAAAATCTGATTCTGTTTTTTATGATAGAAAAATGTATACTTCTGATATGGTTTTGGGAGATGATAGAAAAGGTATTAAAATTAGTTTTATTACTGATACGAGATTCTTACTTACTATCCCTGACTTCATTAAAAATAGTGATTTATTTGTTTGCGAAGCCATGTATGGAGATGATATGGATATTTCTAAAGCTGTAAAAAACAAACACATGACTTTTACAGAAGCTGCTAACCTAGCAGCATTAGGCAAAGTTAAACAACTACTTTTAACACATTTTAGTCCATCTTTAGAAAATCCCAATGAGTACTTAGAAAATGCCACAAGGATTTTCCCAAATACTATAGTTGGAGAAGATAGATTGTCCTTATCTTTAAATTACGAAGATTAA
- a CDS encoding S41 family peptidase, with product MKWRILIISILICLTTVGCSNTSTLTLEEKVADFEQLYNEVKEGYPYLEVNKRLYKDDWLANKEDFRRRIKKTSSDEDFANELNSIMRKLHNGHTEVITDAWYFNMLKDVYEPLGWYDFFNDKDLNHLYNDKEKSNAYGMGSGKNIELKDLVKDKVGYMYIPQMNSASGSIDDDMKKISSYIKEIKDYQSLIIDIRGNMGGNDQYWIDLVSNISDKNYKCRGYRLVRNSSKVIKNYTKARNAKLNDIDELPLLSNAPKEATSMFTHFEYNEEVVEGKSKAPFKGRIYLLVDDDVFSGAESFAIFCKEQKFATIIGSQTGGDGYVYDPVLFKLNNSGLIVRMSSTMYLTESGICDEEKKVTPDVVVNNTIRYGIRKIDPCINKVLELENIQ from the coding sequence ATGAAGTGGAGGATATTAATAATATCTATATTAATATGTTTGACTACAGTTGGATGTTCTAATACTAGTACTTTGACTTTAGAAGAAAAAGTAGCTGATTTTGAACAATTATACAATGAAGTCAAAGAGGGGTATCCATATTTAGAAGTTAATAAAAGACTATATAAAGATGATTGGCTAGCAAATAAAGAGGATTTTAGAAGGAGAATTAAAAAAACATCATCAGATGAGGATTTTGCAAATGAATTAAATTCCATAATGAGAAAGTTGCATAATGGGCATACAGAAGTGATTACTGATGCTTGGTACTTTAATATGTTGAAAGATGTTTATGAACCTCTAGGATGGTATGATTTTTTTAATGATAAAGATTTAAACCACTTATATAATGATAAGGAAAAAAGTAATGCGTATGGAATGGGAAGTGGTAAAAATATAGAGCTAAAAGATTTAGTTAAAGATAAAGTGGGATATATGTATATACCTCAAATGAACTCGGCAAGTGGAAGTATTGACGATGATATGAAAAAAATTAGTTCATATATAAAGGAAATAAAAGATTATCAATCTCTTATCATTGATATAAGAGGAAATATGGGAGGTAATGATCAATATTGGATAGACTTAGTATCTAATATTTCTGATAAGAATTATAAATGTAGGGGATATCGCTTGGTTAGAAATTCTTCAAAGGTTATAAAAAACTATACAAAAGCGAGGAATGCAAAGCTTAATGATATTGATGAATTACCTCTGCTAAGTAATGCACCAAAAGAAGCTACTAGTATGTTTACACATTTTGAATATAATGAAGAGGTTGTGGAAGGAAAATCAAAAGCACCTTTTAAAGGGAGAATATATTTACTAGTAGATGATGATGTATTTTCTGGAGCAGAATCATTTGCTATATTTTGTAAAGAACAGAAATTTGCTACTATAATAGGATCCCAAACAGGTGGAGATGGATATGTATATGATCCTGTACTTTTTAAGCTAAATAATAGTGGTCTTATTGTTAGAATGTCATCCACAATGTATTTAACAGAAAGTGGTATATGTGATGAAGAAAAAAAAGTTACACCAGATGTAGTGGTGAATAATACTATAAGGTATGGTATACGTAAAATAGATCCTTGTATAAACAAGGTATTAGAATTAGAAAATATTCAATAA